The Kribbella jejuensis region GTCGTGATCGAGGAGGTCGGCAAGCCGCGCGACTTCGCCGCCGAGGGGTTCGAGCCCCGCGACCATCTCGAGCTGGGCGAGCTGCTCGGCGCGATCGACATGGAGCGCGGCGCGAAGATCTCCGGCAGCAGGTTCTACTTCCTCAAGGGCGTCGGGATGCTGCTCCAGCTCGGCATGCTGCAGCTGGCGATCCAGCAGGCGGTCGAGGCCGGCTTCACCCCGATGATCACGCCGACCCTGGTCAAGCCCGAGGTGATGGGCGGCACCGGGTACCTGTCCGCGCACGACGACGTGTACCGGCTCGCGGACCCCGAGCTCTACCTGACCGGTACGTCGGAGGTCGCGCTGGCCGGCTACCACATGGACGAGATCCTCGACCTCACCAACGGCCCGATCCGGTACGCCGGCTGGTCGTCCTGCTACCGCAAGGAAGCCGGGTCGCACGGGAAGGACACCCGCGGGATCATCCGCGTCCACCAGTTCGACAAGGTCGAGATGTTCTCCTACTGCACGCTCGAGGAGGCGGCCGCCGAGCACCTGCGGCTGCTGGCGTGGGAGAAGGAGATGCTCGACAAGATGGAGCTGAGCTACCGGGTGATCGACACCGCCACCGGCGACCTCGGCATCTCGGCGTACCGGAAGTTCGACTGCGAGGCGTGGGTGCCGACCCAGGGCCGGTACCGCGAGCTGACCTCGACGTCGAACTGCACGGACTTCCAGGCCCGGCGGCTGAACATCCGGCACCGGGACGCGGACGGCAAGACGCAGCCGGTCGCGACGCTGAACGGCACGCTGGCCACGACCCGCTGGATCGTCGCGATTCTCGAGACGCACCAGCTGGCCGACGGCTCGGTCCGGGTGCCGACCGCTCTGCAGCCGTACGTCGGTGGTCGTGAGGTCCTCGAACCGGTCGCTCGATGACCGGAGCGCAAGATTTCGGGCCGCCGACAGTAGTTGCCCTGGACATCGACGGAACCCTGCTCGACCACGACGACGGCCTGTCGCCGGCAGTCCTCGACGCGGTCCGGCGGACCGCCGAGCAGGTTCCGGTCGTGCTGGCCACCGGTCGCGCCTGGTCGACGACCGCGCCGATCGCCCAGCGGCTCCGGCTGCCGGCCGGCGGATTCGTTGTCTGCAGCAACGGTGCGCGCACGATCCGTTACCCCGACGGCGCGGTCGTCGACGAGCGCACCTTCGACCCGACGACGGTGATCCGGTCGGTACGCCGGTACGCGCCGAACGCCCGGATGGCCGTCGAGGATGCGGACGGCAGCTACCTGGTCACCGCTCCGTTCCCGGACGGCGACCTGGGCGCGAACGCGAGGATCCGGGTGGTCAGCGACGCGGAGCTCGCGCCGCAACCCGTGACCCGGTTGATCATCCGGGACCCGGACCAGTCCGAGAGTGACTTCGTCAACCTGGCGGAACGCCTCGGCCTGCACGGGGTCAGCTACTTCGTCGGCTGGACGGCCTGGCTCGACATCGCGCCGGAAGGTGTGGACAAGTCGACCGGGCTGAAGGTCGCGCTCGCCCAGCTCGGCCTGGACCCGTCCGGGCTGTTGGCGATCGGTGACGGACGCAACGACATCGAGATGCTCAACTACGCCGGTTTCGGGGTCGCGATGGGCTCCGCGCCGGACGAGGTGAAGGTGGCCGCGGACGAGGTGACGAAATCGGTCCAGGACGACGGCGCGGCGGCCACTCTCAACCGCTGGTTCTAGAACCCCTTTCGGCGACAACCGAATACCTTGACAGTTGACAAGAAAAAGGCCCGGAACCCCTGTTCTCACAGGGTTTCCGGGCCCTTCCCACTGATAGAACTGACAGAACCGATAGTCCGCTGGCGGGCCGAGTATCGGATCAGGCGACTCGCGTGCCGCCTCGCCGGCCCTGGTGCTGCTCGACGACGGTGTCGAACGCGTCCAGCACCGCACTGACCTCAGGACGCGGCCGCGGCGTCTTCGCGGCCGGGCTCTGACCGCGCCGGGCGCGCCGCAGGTGCCGCTTCACCGTCGACAACGAGCAGCCGAGGCGCATCGCCAGCGACTCGAGGCTGTCGTTCGGGTACTGGGTGCGCAGCCGCAGGACTTCTTCGTGGCTCACCGGCCGGCGCGTCCCCCGCGCGCCGGCAAGCTGGTCGAAGTCGTCGGCCTGCACCTCGACGTCGAGCAGGTTGCGGATCGAACGCCGTTGTGCGGCAGTCGTTCCGGCGACGAAACCGCTCACGTCGTGCTCCGCGACCGCGCTGTACAGGCAGTCGGTGAACAGCGGGCAGGAGGCGCACAGCGCCTTCGCCTCACGGACGAGCTGTTCGTACCGCTCACGGGTACGGCGGGTTGCGGACGCGGGCGGCGGCTCTTCCATCAGCCGGTGCTGAAAGACTTCGGGACGGGCGATACAGCCGGTCATTGCCCCTTCCCTGGTGGAAGATGTGTCGACAGCCGCTCGAGAGCTTCTGCCCCCCGGCCCCGCTAGATTGGCGCTGTTGACGGTCATCAAGGCTCCCCAAGTATCAAGACCCGAGTGAACAAACGGTGAACGACGTTCGTTCGCACGGCTCCACTAACCGGTGGACCCGCACTTTGTTGCCGGCCCACCCTGTCGTCCCGGGCGTGGGACGCACCGATCCATAACTCTTGACGCCGCTGCCGCGGTTTTGGTTGCAGCCAATTCCACAACAGTTCTTCGGCGTTTGTGTGTGCTTCCGGAGGTGGGGCGGCATCAGTCGCGCTGATCCAGAACACGCATACGACGCGGCCGAACAGCCCCCGGTTCCCCACCAGACCTAGGCATGGAATCATGCGCCAACCCTGTGGCGCAGGGGAACTTGCTGCCTTTGCAGCATCCTGCCGTAACGGTCTGATGACGTTGTCAAAAGCTCAACGAGATAAGTCAAAAAGACTTGAATCCGATTGACGATCGCTTGCGCCCAAGGCACTCGGAAGGGTAATGCGCGACGGGGTCGTCGAACGTTACGGTTGCCTCGTGAGTGCACCCCGCCTGATAGCCACCGATCTCGACGGAACGCTCGTCCGCAGCGACGGCACGGTGTCCGAACGCACCCGCGCCGCGGTGCTCGCGGCGCAGGCCGCGGGAAGTGTTTTCGTGATGGTCACCGCCCGGCCACCTCGCTGGCTGCACGACCTGTCGTACCTGGTCGGCGACCACGGAGTCGCGATTGTTGCCAACGGCGCCATTCTGTACGACGTCCTGCGGCGTAAGGCGATCCGCACCCGGTTGATCGACCCGACCGTCGCGCTCGAGGTGGCGCGGGCGATCCGGGCCGCGATCCCGGACGTACAGTTCGCGATCGAGCGACCGGACCGCTACGGACAGGAACCGGTCTACCTCAATCGGTGGCCGAAACCCGACGACACGTTGGTCGCGAACGTCGACGTACTGCTCGCCGAACCGGCCGCGAAACTGTTGGTGCGGCACCCGAGTCTGCACTCCGACGACCTGCTCGCCTTGGTGAATCCTTTGGTGGGCCAACGAGTCTCGGCCAGTCACAGCGGAGGTCACGGTTTGGTGGAGATCGCCGCGAGCGGGGTGAGCAAGGCCGCGATGCTGGCCGATTTCGCCGCCAGTCAAGGGATCTCGGCGGACGAGACGATCGCCTTCGGTGACTCGGTCAACGATCTCCCGATGCTCGCCTGGGCCGGCACGTCGTACGGCGTCGCGAACGCGCACCCCGACGTCCTCGCGGTCGTCGACCGGATCGCGCCGGCAAACGACGAGGACGGCGTCGCCGCCGTCCTCGAGGAGTTCTTCCAGCCTTTGAACTAAGGCGTTTCTACAGGTACATCCCGCCGCTGCCCGGGCCGTTGGTCTCACTCGCCTGTGGTGCGGCGGGGAACTGCCCGTCGGCCGGCAGCTGCTGACCGCCCGGGAGGGCGCGGCGCATCTGCTCCAACTGCTGGCGGGCGGCCATCTGCTGTGCGAACAACGCCGTCTGGATGCCGTGGAACAGGCCTTCGAGCCAGCCCACCAGCTGTGCCTGCGCGATCCGCAGTTCGGCGTCGGTCGGCGTGCTGTCGTCGGTGAAGTCGAGGCTGAGTCGCTCCAGCTCCTCGACCAGCTCCGGCGCCAGGCCGCTCTCCAGCTCCTTGATCGAGGCCTCGTGGATCGACCGCAGCCGGGCCCGGGAGGCCTCGTCCAGCGGCGCCGACTTCACCTCTTCGAGGAGCTGCCGGATCATGTTCGCGACCCGCATCACCTTGGCCGGTTGCTCCACCAGCTCGGTGACCGAGCGCGGTTCGTCGTCGCGGTCGTCGTCGTTGCTGTCGGAGCGCGGCGGTCCCTCGACGGCCATGCCGTCCGGCCCGACGATCAGCACCTTGCCGTCCTCGGTGCGCGCCCCGGCCATCGGAACTGTCTGGCCTTCGCTGCTGCTCTCGGTCATTGCCCCATCCTAGTTCGCGGCGCTCACGGGCCCAGGACGGTACCCGGCCGCGAACCTAGGAAGCGCGAGCGCGGTGCCGGCGTACGGCGTCGCGGTTGGCGCAGGCGGGACTGCAGTAGCG contains the following coding sequences:
- the serS gene encoding serine--tRNA ligase, giving the protein MIDAKLLRENPDVVRAALTKRGESTEVVDQILVADSERRSSISAFEALRAEQKSLGKQVAQAKGDERTALLERTKTLAAEVKANEAAANEAADRYDALAAALPNLVSDEAPVGGEDDYVVIEEVGKPRDFAAEGFEPRDHLELGELLGAIDMERGAKISGSRFYFLKGVGMLLQLGMLQLAIQQAVEAGFTPMITPTLVKPEVMGGTGYLSAHDDVYRLADPELYLTGTSEVALAGYHMDEILDLTNGPIRYAGWSSCYRKEAGSHGKDTRGIIRVHQFDKVEMFSYCTLEEAAAEHLRLLAWEKEMLDKMELSYRVIDTATGDLGISAYRKFDCEAWVPTQGRYRELTSTSNCTDFQARRLNIRHRDADGKTQPVATLNGTLATTRWIVAILETHQLADGSVRVPTALQPYVGGREVLEPVAR
- a CDS encoding HAD family hydrolase, with protein sequence MTGAQDFGPPTVVALDIDGTLLDHDDGLSPAVLDAVRRTAEQVPVVLATGRAWSTTAPIAQRLRLPAGGFVVCSNGARTIRYPDGAVVDERTFDPTTVIRSVRRYAPNARMAVEDADGSYLVTAPFPDGDLGANARIRVVSDAELAPQPVTRLIIRDPDQSESDFVNLAERLGLHGVSYFVGWTAWLDIAPEGVDKSTGLKVALAQLGLDPSGLLAIGDGRNDIEMLNYAGFGVAMGSAPDEVKVAADEVTKSVQDDGAAATLNRWF
- a CDS encoding WhiB family transcriptional regulator; the encoded protein is MTGCIARPEVFQHRLMEEPPPASATRRTRERYEQLVREAKALCASCPLFTDCLYSAVAEHDVSGFVAGTTAAQRRSIRNLLDVEVQADDFDQLAGARGTRRPVSHEEVLRLRTQYPNDSLESLAMRLGCSLSTVKRHLRRARRGQSPAAKTPRPRPEVSAVLDAFDTVVEQHQGRRGGTRVA
- a CDS encoding HAD family hydrolase; amino-acid sequence: MSAPRLIATDLDGTLVRSDGTVSERTRAAVLAAQAAGSVFVMVTARPPRWLHDLSYLVGDHGVAIVANGAILYDVLRRKAIRTRLIDPTVALEVARAIRAAIPDVQFAIERPDRYGQEPVYLNRWPKPDDTLVANVDVLLAEPAAKLLVRHPSLHSDDLLALVNPLVGQRVSASHSGGHGLVEIAASGVSKAAMLADFAASQGISADETIAFGDSVNDLPMLAWAGTSYGVANAHPDVLAVVDRIAPANDEDGVAAVLEEFFQPLN
- a CDS encoding bacterial proteasome activator family protein, encoding MTESSSEGQTVPMAGARTEDGKVLIVGPDGMAVEGPPRSDSNDDDRDDEPRSVTELVEQPAKVMRVANMIRQLLEEVKSAPLDEASRARLRSIHEASIKELESGLAPELVEELERLSLDFTDDSTPTDAELRIAQAQLVGWLEGLFHGIQTALFAQQMAARQQLEQMRRALPGGQQLPADGQFPAAPQASETNGPGSGGMYL